The genome window GATCCTGGcctgcaaaacaaagcaaaacgacCGGAACTGGAGTGATATGGAATCCAGCAGGTCTctctcaggagatggaggctaAGATACAGGGCGCTTTTCTTCCCACCGCTGGGCCCAGGAATAACTGGtacatttaaaatcttttcatcttatttttattttatgtgtatgggtgttttggctgcatgtatgtctatgtatcatgtatgcatgtacccagtgcctgtgaaggccagagggggCATTGGATctgatcacctggaactggagttacacatggttgtgagtcaccccgTGGTctctagaaatcaaacccaggtcctctgggagaacagttgCTGAGCCTAACCCGGCAGAGGGAAGCAACTTAACAACCGTGGGCCACTGTTCCTTACAGCCAGCTGTGCAGAAATGCAGGCCATCAGACGGTAATTTACAAACACGAAAGAACCATGACAAAATCTCCGGTGAATTACATTGGAACTGGTGAGTCAGCCACACTGAAACTCAAACGAgggacaaaggagaaaaaaacgagctggctttttggaaagTGGGAGAGAAAGGCTATCGCCACAGGACTAGTGAGCCTCACTacgttagttagttagttagttagttagttagttagaacTAAATGTCAGTTTGGTGCAGTATGGATAACAATGACAGAACCAGAAGAAGCACTTCAAATAAGCAAACATCACACACCTTCACAGGATGAGTCTTGGAAGCCATTTCGAACTGATGTtgatggtggaggtgggggcGGCGCCCCGGCACCCGGCCTGtcgggaggaagaggaggcctcGGCCCGCTCCTGGGGCTGTCCACTCCACTCCTGGATGGCAGCTGAGGGGTGGCAGGCAGGGCCCGGGGTGCACTTCCATTTCTGCTTATCGGaggtggtggagggagggggcCTGGATCAAGAGACAAGACATTCGGTGACGCGCCGCCTTATATCCACATTGCCACCGTGGTCATCATCACTGTGCAAGGTGGAGCGCCTGCTGAATACACACCCTTTAACTAGGGAAAATGAGAACTGGTGGAGCCGTTCTGGTCCCGGATATCAACAGGAAGCGGACATACAGCCACGTGGATATGTGGAGTAAGTGTATACAATGGCAGCTAACCTGCTGCTGTGTGGCTTCAAGTTACCACTGAGACTAAAGACCAGTGAAACTGAAAACAGATACTCTATTTATATTGACAACCATGGCATTTAAAAAGCACTTTATCCTTTAAAGTTATTGAACTAATTACTGTGACaccataaaaagaaatttttaaaaggagtaaAATAGTTATAAAATTAGTTTAGGTCTTTAGAAGAActaagttttttaaataaaaaaataaactatttgtgtgtgtgtgtgtgtgtgtgtgtgtgtgtgtgtgtgcgcgcgcgcgtgcgtgccaTGGCTCCCATAAGGAGGTCGGAGGGCAACTTTGGAGAGTCGATCCTTCCCTGTCATCTACACCTGGAttccggggatcaaactcgggccaTGAGGCTTGAGTCACAAACATTCTAACTTGGCTGAGCCCATTATCTTGCTGGCCCCAGCACGAAGTTTTTAGATGTGTAGTATATTATGGCAGATCACACAAGCATATTTCCGTGATACACAGGATCTGTGTCCAGGAGAAAGTGGCACCAGGAAACCAAACATGGTCATCTGGAGAACTGTGGGAGTCACTTCTAGGTTATtcctcttgggggtgggggtggggtgggagggcggAGAGGTGCAGCTAAGCACAGGGAGTGACAAACTGCGGATCCACAGACAGTAGGTGGCGGGTCCTGCGCCCGAGTGTGCAGCCAGCAGGCTGTGGAGCTTGGGTCCCTATAGCTGCCACCTCTTACTACAGAcaatccagcactctggaggcagagggagatggatctctgtgagtctaaggctagactggtctacagaatgagttccaggcctgccagggctacatagtgagaccctgtctcaaaaaaaaaaaaaaatatatatatatatatatatatatataaaatagcgATATATATTACCAActcatttgaaacattttttttcttcaaaaatataatatatgagcCTCGagtctcttcctgaacctgggGCTCCCGTTTTCGAGCCTGGGCTGGGAGCCAGCAAGCCGCAGAAATCCTCCGTCTCTGGCAGCCCTCTGAGCTGGGGCTACAGGCTTTTGCTGGGACATTCGTTACTAATGGtcggaagtgctcttaacctctgaacatGCTCCCTTTCCTGCTCGCCTAAACTGCGTTTTTAAACATTTGTCTTGAGTGCAGAGAAGTGCACTCGAAGTCTGCCTTAGGGAGAGAGAGACGTAGGAAGAGGGAGATGGGAACTCACTCCCAACCAAGTCAGCCCAGCTTCCGGttagcagagcagggcagggtggAATATGAACGTTCCTGCCTTTTCACCACCAACTGCGGACCCGCTGGCCGGCCAGTCTGCTCACTTCCTAGGCACAAGCTATCTGGCCCCTTCCTCGAGGTTTACCGTGTCTCCACCCTGGCAGCCTACCAACTGTGCAGCAGCCAAGGCTTTACTTGCTCTTAAGCGTTGCTTGAGCTATTGGGGGGAGGAGGGTTTCGGGGACATGATGCCCCCAGTCTTGCCATACCTGATCTGCCTGGCGGGTCCCTCACTGGAGGAGGGGGCCTCTcgttgggtgggggagggagaggcccGGAGCGTCCAGGTGAAGGCAAAGGAGGTGCCGAGGAGGTGAGGGACAGGTTCCGCTGGGGCAGCCTTGGGATCTCATCGTTGGAAGtcgggggcaggggaggagggccCGGCCGGCTGGGCGGGGGCGGAGGAGGTGGTGCCTGGGACCCGGACCCAGGCCGTGGGGTGGAAGGCACTGGAGGTTTGCTGTTCtgtgagggaggagatgggacGGCTTCTCTGTGGATGGGGGGCCTGTTGCCCACCGGAGGAGGCGGTGGAGGAGGCTTGTCATCCAAGGCtcggctgggggtggggggcagagggggcCTGGAGAATGGAGAGGAGGAGCCCGAAGGGTTCTGACGCACAGAGCTTGCTCCAAAAGCAGCACCTCGGTTTCCGGGAAAGGGGGGCCTGGGGGCCCCCAGCCCTGCCGGGGATCCCCGGTTGTGCAGACTCGATTGAATGGGTCTCGGCGTATTTGGTACCGGAGGGGGGAGGCTATCGGGCTTTGAGCCCACGTCAGGCCTGGGGGGAGGCATTCGGTTCCTGGGTGGCTCTGGGGGACCACTCCTGTGTCCTGGTGAGGGTGCGGGGAACCGCCCAGGGCCACTCGGGGGCGAAAAGGGCTTGGCAGATGTGGCTCTTCCTCCTGGTGGCAAAATCGGTGGTCGGCTTCCTCCAGAATctaaagaacaagagaaaacagaCACCGGCTCGAAAAGCGAGTGGCCCCGAATAAGCCAGAGGGCAAGGGTGGGTGCTGGCCCTTTCCCACAGAGCTATGCCAATCTGCTAGCTTTCTAACCTTACACTATTTGATATGTTTGTGTGGGtctcctggaggcagagacataGAGCTCTGTCTATCTTCCAGGTACAGGTTTTACAGCCAGACTTTCAAAAGAATGCACTGAAGTGTCTGTCCGTGGTGAGAGTTCTGGAGAGGTCTCTGACTGCCCAGAAGAAGGTGTGCGTAGCCTGTGGAGATTTGTGCTAATAGCAGTCGTGGCCCCCCACTGCCCTCTTTATTTCCCTGGTCCTTGTATTTCTCGGATTTGAAACACAATTTAGTCAGCCATCTTAGGTGAGTGAATGCGGTTACTCCAAAGTCAGTCTCTGTGTGGGCCGGTTTACCTAGTccccttgagaaaaaaaatgctcaaggtgtgtgtgtgtgtgtgtgtgtgtgtgtgtgtgtgtgtgtgtgtgtgtgtgacttagtgcattaaaagaaaaaaaaaactaggaaggAAAAATTGAAACCAGTAAGAACTTCATTTGCAAAGAAGTAGgcaacaccccccccacacacacacacacttggatgtAACAATTCTGTGAGGCCTTTGTTCAGCAAGTGTAGTGGATATTCCGCCGAACTAAATGATTAAGGAAGAACtaaggggaaaggagaaatggaatCTAAACAGCCCCTCCCAAGTCTGAAATCCAAAgtaattcttttttcatttttttaaagattcacttatgtttatattatgattctGAGTGTTTTGCCCGAATGTTacatatgtgcatcacatgtttACATGGATCCTCTGGAGTTGGCCTTGTCATGCCATGAAGGTGCtgggctcaaacccaggtcctctggaagagcagccagtgctcttaagtcctgagctgtctctccagctccctcaagAAATTCCTGAAAAAGTGGTTACCACTGAAACATCTTTCACTTCAATTGTGAATTAAATAATGTACAAATATTTACTGTACACCCATTTTTCTAGATGTTAGAAACAGCTGGATAAGCAAAACACAAAAGTTCTCTCCTGTATTTTATATTCTTATGGGGAGACAAATGATAAGCTGGTAGAGAGTTTTTTCTAACAGATGTTAGCACTAAAGAGAAGCCAAATCAAGAGAGGTCAGATATGATGGGGGCTGGAGACTGCCTCTGGTCCTCGTATTTCTCGGATTTGAAACACAATTTAATCAGTCATCTTAGGTGAGTGAATGCGGTTACTCCAAAGTCAGTCTCTGTGTGGGAGGGAGAGATAGGCTTGGGAGCTGAGACCTAACAGGAAGTGACCAGCTTGGGGAAGATGAGGCAGAGTGTACTTGAGGCAGTGAGGGCCCGTGGGCACAAAGACCCTGACATGGACAGAAGTGTCACACTCCAAACAGAAGCCTGGGTGCCACAGCCCGGGAAGATCGAATCCACAGGAAATGGAGCCCCACTGGCCAGGCGACTAAGAGCCTTGTAGGCCAGAAGGAGTTAGGTTTTTTCCCCTACATAAGAAGCACTTGGATGGGTTTCTTCAGTGGAGTCACATGAACCTGAGATGATCTTTAATCGTGATTTTAGCCTTGTAAAGCTGTCTTTATCTGGACTAGGTGATATAACCTGAGTCACCGGCTTATGCTCCAGTCACCACCTATCTTAAAACAGCGCCACGTCTGCCGGCACTGACCTCAACGTCTTCTTCATTTTACCTCCTTCTCTTTGATTTCTTGACCTTTGTTAAAGCACCAAATTCATGCATCTGGCAGCTGCCTAACATCCCTTTCTGTGTTTTagggaaattattttatatttgaatacAAGACTGGCAAGAGAGGCCCCTTAGCCAGCCACCGCTGAGGACCAGTGACTTCGACGTCCGGTGAACACAAGAGGTCTGGACTTGAGCTCACCTTCAAGCTGAGTGTACAAGGCCTCTTTGAAACCTAAGTGAATTCTGTGATGGGCTTGAGTCCCGTCCTCAAGCTGTATCATCACGGTCATGCCAATACTGCAGCGTCTGAGGTTCAAAATATGACTCTCCAGGATTTCAGACAAGGGATGTCCTATTGGTACTCAGAACACTGGCTTGTGATACCCAATGTCTGCCATGCAAACACCTGCTGCTCTTTATTGAGGTCTGTAGCTATATTTTCTAGGACATTCTCCGTGGTGTATCTGAAAATGACTTACGTGTGTCTTCTGACATAGAAAGCTACACTCCCAGGATACTGGGTAGAGTCTGGGGGAGGCAGGTCCCATCCCccactttccttttttcattcttCCGGCTCCAGCTTACCCTTTAGAAAAGCATGGAGGATGGGCTACCCCGAGGATACTGTCCAAATATTTCATAACTCTACAGGACTGCCTGGTCCTGTAGAGTCCCTCATAAAACAGAGTGACATCTTAAacaatgtaaattttttaaagggCAGAGCCTCAGGTAGGTCCACCAAGCCTCCAAACTGCCATGTGCCTCTTGTTCTGAACATCAGAGAAAGAATTGCAGATACCATTATCCCTGTTGGCGGTGGACCTCAGCTTTGGCATTCCGGCCTGGAATAGTCCTCCCAATCCGGGGGGTCCACCCCCTCCAAAATTTccactgccgccaccgccgcctcctccaccaccaccgccacctccACCGCCTCCACCGTAGCCACCGCCACCACTGGCACCGGCTCCTTTTGGTTctgcagaaggaagaaaatacacATGAGAAAACACAGCGGTATTGACCAGTCCTAGCCCCAGGAAAGCCGTAACCCAGTGATGGAAGAGCAGGCGGGCACTGGGCCTCCACAGGATGATGATTTCTTCACTCAGCCGAGGGATTTTAAGGGGTTGCCTTTCCGGCAGAACAGAAGGGCTTTGGGGCCAGTGGTTGAAGAAACAGTAAGAGGTGGTGGTGTGTCTCTATGATCTCCTCACTGGACTGGCTGTCATAGTAGTATCTATTTGCTTTATATCCTAACATTTAGCAAGTAAAATGATCTTCAAAGAGACTCttaagggaagaggaggggagattAAGCAAGAGAAAACACATGGTAATACTGTACAATCTtgggcttgggaggctgagccaagagAATCTTGACttctaggccaggctggtttATGTTGTGGGGACCAGGCTAGCTAGCctcggtgcatgcctttaatcccagcactggggaggcagaggcaggcggatctctatgagttcgaggccagcctggtctacagagcgagatccaggacaggcaccaaaactacacagagaaaccctgtctcaaaaaaccaaaccaaccaaccaaccaaacaaacccaggagaaataattaaacaaataaagagaaaaaacaaaatagctAATATTCCCTTGAAATGTCCATTATTGAGATGTACttttgtcagtatttttttttctcatctttatgtttttcttaaaaactaTCAACTCTGGGCCAGTGGCTCTGTGGGTAAtggcctgacaatctgagttcaatccccgggacccacatggtgaaatggcctgagtttgatccacccGTGTCAAGATGGAAGGGTACTCTatagagctgtcctctgacttccacaagagTGCcgtgctgcctgcctgcctgcacacaccctacacaaacacacacaccacacacacacacacacacacacacatgcatacacacacacatgtgcgcacacacacaccacacacaccacacacacacatacacacacacacatgcacacacacacaccacacacacacacacgccacacacaccacacacacacatgcacacacacacacaccacacacacatgcacacacacacacaccacacacacacacatgcacacactccagtcacacatatacacacatgcacacacactccacagTCTCACACATACACCCCCCACAGCCGCAGACACACactccagtcacacacacacacacacacacacacacacacacacacaccctccagtcaaacacacacatacatgcacacaacctcaaagccacagccacacacacacaatctcacacaAAAACATGTttagaaaagtgaaaaataagcAAAGGATTACACTGTATTATTGCAATACATTATTGAACATGAATGTATTATTTGTTTAACCACCTACTTAACTGATGGCCTTTTAGgttgatttaaatattttgttttaacaaatGTAAGATTCAACAATTTAAAATTCTTTGTAAACTgataagattttgttttattttacatttatttgcaaAAATGGTGTAAGATTTTTGAAACAGGAAACGAACAGGAGGAAGAGGCGGAGAAGAGGCTGCCTTCACCCTGTCCGGCTTCTGTGTAATTCCTACCACCCCACACTTACAACCCTACCCTGCAGAGGATTAGAGCCCGGCCAGTTACGTTTGTCCAGAGAAACACAAACTGTGGTACTCCGCTGGAGGAGGCTGATGCTCACTCACATTCAGTATGTCTGTACGTGGGGCGCTCTGGTTTTCCTTTGAACTGATTACATCATACGATGAATTGATGAGTTAAATAAGAAACGATGGCATATTCACTTTGTATCTCTGGGAgacatagtctttttttttaaattcatcttttTAGTAacttatgtacatatgtgtgtgtttaaggttAAACACCGATGAAAGCCCTATTTCCCCACCCGCACCTGGTCCTGGAGAAGTGTCACATGGCTGAGATCTACACATTGACTGACAGGAACCCACACGTAGGTAATAGTTACATTTTACTTctggaaacaaagcaaaatttagaTTGGGGGTGGGCGGATTTGCAgttgtgtgtgcgtgcctgtgcctgtgcgtatgtgtgtgcgtgtgtgcgcgcacgcgcacgcgtgtgtgcgtgcgtgtgtgtgtgtgtgtgtgtgtgtgtgtgtgtgtgtgtgtggtgagactcttgagacaga of Peromyscus maniculatus bairdii isolate BWxNUB_F1_BW_parent chromosome 4, HU_Pman_BW_mat_3.1, whole genome shotgun sequence contains these proteins:
- the Wipf1 gene encoding WAS/WASL-interacting protein family member 1, which gives rise to MPVPPPPAPPPPPTFALANTEKPTLNKTEQAGRNALLSDISKGKKLKKTVTNDRSAPILDKPKGAGASGGGGYGGGGGGGGGGGGGGGGGSGNFGGGGPPGLGGLFQAGMPKLRSTANRDNDSGGSRPPILPPGGRATSAKPFSPPSGPGRFPAPSPGHRSGPPEPPRNRMPPPRPDVGSKPDSLPPPVPNTPRPIQSSLHNRGSPAGLGAPRPPFPGNRGAAFGASSVRQNPSGSSSPFSRPPLPPTPSRALDDKPPPPPPPVGNRPPIHREAVPSPPSQNSKPPVPSTPRPGSGSQAPPPPPPPSRPGPPPLPPTSNDEIPRLPQRNLSLTSSAPPLPSPGRSGPLPPPPNERPPPPVRDPPGRSGPLPPPPPISRNGSAPRALPATPQLPSRSGVDSPRSGPRPPLPPDRPGAGAPPPPPPSTSVRNGFQDSSCEDEWESRFYFHPVSDLPPPEPYVPTTKTYPSKLARNESRSGSNRRERGAPPLPPIPR